A single genomic interval of Solimonas sp. K1W22B-7 harbors:
- a CDS encoding DUF1329 domain-containing protein — MKMRMLAILALTAALPSVALAKVSAEDAARLGKELTPVGAERAGNKDGTIPAWTPAKQSGALKGQFPSDPAIENDKPLFTIDVKNQGQYADKLTEGHKELLKRFPASYRLKVYPSHRKVNFPEKVLAETVKNATRAELEGVDNPRGAFVGFPFPIPRSGAEPIWNHRVKWRGDALRRYNNQMIVQQDGKFTLTKIVEDVKFYYANTGNATPPELKPGTDFLRYLSETISPPRIAGTFILVHEKAGFGTEGRAAWLYAPVLKRIRRAPAVCCDNPYEGTDGHQFYDQVDMYNGVLERFTWKLVGKREMYIPYNSYRIAGNKTKYADIARPNHINQDLPRYELHRVWIVEADNKPDQRHTFKKRRIYLDEDSWNIVAIDDYDQQGKLMQFQEGHLVPYFNILAATTQPEVIYHLNSGRYFVTAMINEDQPYDATVSFSDSTFEAETVQKRTSK, encoded by the coding sequence ATGAAGATGCGAATGCTCGCCATCCTGGCGCTGACGGCCGCGCTGCCCTCGGTGGCGCTGGCCAAGGTCTCCGCCGAGGATGCGGCCAGGCTGGGCAAGGAACTGACGCCGGTCGGCGCCGAGCGTGCCGGCAACAAGGACGGCACCATTCCGGCCTGGACGCCGGCGAAGCAGTCCGGCGCCCTGAAGGGGCAGTTCCCCTCCGATCCGGCGATCGAGAACGACAAGCCGCTGTTCACGATCGACGTCAAGAACCAGGGCCAGTACGCCGACAAGCTGACCGAGGGCCACAAGGAACTGCTCAAGCGCTTCCCGGCCAGCTACAGGCTCAAGGTCTATCCCAGCCACCGCAAGGTGAATTTCCCGGAGAAGGTGCTGGCGGAGACGGTCAAGAACGCCACCCGTGCCGAGCTGGAAGGCGTCGACAACCCGCGCGGCGCCTTCGTCGGCTTTCCGTTTCCGATCCCGCGCTCCGGTGCCGAGCCGATCTGGAACCATCGCGTGAAATGGCGCGGCGATGCGCTGCGCCGCTACAACAACCAGATGATCGTGCAGCAGGACGGCAAGTTCACGCTGACCAAGATCGTCGAGGACGTGAAGTTCTATTACGCCAACACCGGCAACGCGACGCCGCCGGAACTCAAGCCCGGCACCGATTTCCTGCGCTACCTGTCGGAGACGATCTCGCCGCCGCGCATCGCCGGCACCTTCATCCTGGTGCACGAGAAGGCGGGTTTCGGCACCGAGGGCCGCGCCGCCTGGCTGTATGCGCCGGTGCTCAAGCGCATCCGCCGCGCGCCGGCGGTGTGCTGCGACAACCCCTACGAGGGCACCGACGGCCACCAGTTCTACGACCAGGTGGACATGTACAACGGTGTGCTGGAGCGCTTCACCTGGAAGCTGGTCGGCAAGCGCGAGATGTACATCCCGTACAACTCCTACCGCATCGCCGGCAACAAGACCAAGTATGCCGACATCGCGCGCCCCAACCACATCAACCAGGACCTGCCGCGCTACGAGCTGCACCGTGTCTGGATCGTCGAGGCCGACAACAAGCCCGACCAGCGCCACACCTTCAAGAAGCGCCGCATCTACCTGGACGAGGACAGCTGGAACATCGTCGCCATCGACGACTACGACCAGCAGGGCAAGCTGATGCAGTTCCAGGAGGGTCACCTGGTGCCGTACTTCAACATCCTGGCGGCGACCACGCAGCCCGAGGTGATCTATCACCTCAATTCCGGCCGCTACTTCGTCACCGCGATGATCAACGAAGACCAGCCCTACGACGCGACGGTGTCCTTCAGCGACAGCACCTTCGAGGCCGAGACGGTGCAGAAGCGCACGTCCAAGTAA
- the glnL gene encoding nitrogen regulation protein NR(II), whose amino-acid sequence MKFIPRSSSVRPEDVLDGLTTAVIGLDEQLCVTSLNSACENLFGISRKHAIGAPLSEAIPHLGPHAPRLRKSLENATGFIERELRLQRPGEEPVTVDCTVTPFILGRKPGLLMEVLALDRHLRISRDELILAQHQASRELIRGMAHEIKNPLGGIRGAAQLLEREFPDSEHREYTRVIIREVDRLQNLVNRMLGPNRLPQKDWLNIHEVLEHVRQLVQAESSGEVVFLRDYDPSIPEISADREQMIQSVLNIVRNAMQAIGGEGTITLRTRTRRQFTIAAVRRKLVVQVDIEDDGPGIAPTMLEKIFYPMITTRAEGTGLGLPIAQYLIHAHGGLIECKSRPGCTVFSLYLPLEST is encoded by the coding sequence ATGAAATTCATTCCCCGCAGCTCGTCGGTCCGTCCAGAAGACGTGCTCGATGGCCTTACGACGGCCGTGATCGGCCTGGACGAGCAGCTTTGCGTCACCTCGCTGAACTCGGCTTGTGAAAACCTGTTCGGCATTTCGCGCAAGCACGCAATTGGTGCACCTTTGTCGGAGGCGATCCCGCACCTGGGGCCGCATGCGCCGCGGCTGCGCAAGTCGCTGGAAAACGCCACCGGCTTCATCGAGCGCGAGCTGCGCCTGCAGCGGCCCGGCGAGGAGCCGGTCACCGTCGATTGCACCGTCACCCCCTTCATCCTCGGCCGCAAGCCCGGCCTGCTGATGGAGGTGCTGGCGCTGGACCGCCACCTGCGGATCTCGCGCGACGAACTGATCCTGGCGCAGCACCAGGCCAGCCGCGAGCTGATCCGCGGCATGGCCCACGAGATCAAGAACCCGCTGGGCGGCATCCGCGGCGCGGCGCAGCTGCTGGAGCGGGAGTTCCCCGACTCCGAGCACCGCGAGTACACCCGCGTGATCATCCGCGAGGTCGACCGCCTGCAGAACCTGGTCAACCGCATGCTGGGCCCCAACCGCCTGCCGCAGAAGGACTGGCTCAACATCCACGAGGTGCTGGAGCACGTGCGCCAGCTGGTGCAGGCCGAGTCCTCCGGCGAGGTGGTGTTCCTGCGCGACTACGACCCCAGCATCCCCGAGATCAGCGCCGACCGCGAGCAGATGATCCAGTCGGTGCTGAACATCGTCCGCAACGCCATGCAGGCGATCGGCGGCGAAGGCACCATCACCCTGCGCACGCGCACGCGGCGCCAGTTCACCATCGCCGCCGTGCGCCGAAAGCTGGTGGTCCAGGTCGACATCGAGGACGACGGTCCCGGCATCGCGCCGACCATGCTGGAGAAAATTTTCTACCCGATGATCACCACCCGGGCCGAAGGCACCGGACTTGGCCTGCCGATTGCTCAGTATTTGATCCATGCCCATGGCGGACTGATCGAATGCAAGAGCCGCCCGGGCTGCACCGTGTTCTCCCTGTACCTGCCCCTGGAATCGACATGA
- a CDS encoding YCF48-related protein, protein MLRPILFTAVLACALAAVAAEAPKPRAAEAAPMSQHRLLTRVVPAGDSLVAVGARGHILRSDDGSAWTQVPAPVDVLLTSVFFVDARQGWAVGHDASILHSGDGGRSWQLQNSQPELNLALLDVLFLDASHGLAVGAYGLMLETRDGGAHWRRLELPLTQEGLHFNALARLGDGALLLVGEEGMMALSRDAGTSWERLASPYESSLFAVLASGPSGAVVAGLRGHAFRSDAVGTGPWQRLDTGSVQSVFGLAAMPGGRVGLAGLNAFLEMLDPAGRVETQAWRRAGASATPGTGPELGAFSHLLAWRGEVLTVGDSGVQRWTAAPP, encoded by the coding sequence ATGCTTCGTCCGATCCTGTTCACCGCCGTGCTGGCCTGCGCCCTGGCGGCTGTTGCCGCCGAGGCGCCGAAGCCGCGCGCCGCCGAAGCGGCGCCGATGTCGCAACACCGCCTGCTGACGCGCGTCGTGCCGGCCGGCGACAGCCTGGTCGCGGTCGGCGCGCGCGGCCACATCCTGCGCTCCGACGACGGCAGCGCCTGGACCCAGGTGCCGGCGCCGGTCGACGTGCTGCTGACCTCGGTGTTCTTCGTCGATGCCCGCCAGGGCTGGGCGGTGGGCCATGACGCCAGCATCCTGCACAGCGGCGACGGCGGCCGCAGCTGGCAGCTGCAGAACTCCCAGCCGGAGCTGAACCTGGCCCTGCTGGACGTGCTGTTCCTCGACGCAAGCCACGGCCTGGCGGTCGGCGCCTACGGCCTGATGCTGGAAACCCGCGACGGCGGCGCGCACTGGCGCCGGCTGGAGCTGCCGCTGACGCAGGAGGGCCTGCATTTCAATGCCCTGGCGCGGCTCGGCGACGGCGCGCTGCTGCTGGTCGGCGAGGAGGGCATGATGGCCTTGTCGCGCGACGCCGGCACCAGCTGGGAGCGCCTGGCCTCGCCCTACGAGAGTTCGCTGTTCGCGGTGCTCGCGTCGGGCCCTTCGGGGGCGGTGGTCGCCGGCCTGCGCGGCCATGCCTTCCGCAGCGACGCAGTCGGCACCGGCCCCTGGCAGCGGCTGGACACCGGCAGCGTGCAATCGGTGTTCGGCCTGGCGGCGATGCCGGGCGGCCGCGTCGGCCTGGCCGGGCTCAATGCCTTCCTGGAGATGCTGGACCCGGCCGGGCGGGTCGAAACCCAGGCCTGGCGTCGTGCCGGTGCCTCCGCGACACCGGGCACCGGTCCGGAGCTGGGTGCTTTCAGCCATCTGCTGGCCTGGCGCGGCGAGGTGCTGACGGTCGGCGACAGCGGCGTGCAGCGCTGGACCGCCGCTCCACCCTGA
- a CDS encoding helix-turn-helix domain-containing protein, producing the protein MAGDLANVVAFPNLLRDCRRGRRLSQLDLAVEAEVSQRHLSFLESGRARPSREMVLQLAQALDLPLRERNRLLQSAGYAGVFPQRKLETVDMGPVRQALERLIRHHEPYPAVVVDRAWNLFMVNESVGRVFGLLGDLDEIYKRVCGDGPRNVLKLTFHPQGLQPYIANFAEIGSQLLARTAREALEHPEVQAVLDEVLSYPGIPARWRVQEVHPLPLPVLPTEFRVGPVSLKLFSMLTTFGTPQDITTDELRVESFYPADAASEALLRQLGGPR; encoded by the coding sequence ATGGCTGGAGATCTCGCCAATGTCGTCGCCTTTCCCAACCTGCTGCGCGACTGCCGCCGCGGGCGCCGCCTGTCGCAGCTGGACCTGGCCGTGGAGGCCGAGGTCTCGCAGCGTCATCTGAGCTTCCTGGAGTCGGGCCGCGCCCGGCCCAGCCGCGAGATGGTGCTGCAGCTGGCCCAGGCCCTGGACCTGCCGCTGCGCGAGCGCAACCGCCTGCTGCAGTCGGCCGGCTATGCCGGCGTGTTCCCGCAGCGCAAGCTCGAGACCGTCGACATGGGGCCGGTGCGCCAGGCGCTGGAGCGGCTGATCAGGCACCACGAGCCCTACCCGGCGGTGGTGGTGGACCGCGCCTGGAACCTGTTCATGGTCAACGAGTCGGTGGGCCGCGTGTTCGGCCTGCTCGGCGATCTCGACGAGATCTACAAGCGCGTCTGCGGCGACGGCCCGCGCAACGTGCTGAAGCTGACCTTCCACCCGCAGGGCCTGCAGCCCTACATCGCCAACTTCGCCGAGATCGGCTCGCAGCTGCTGGCGCGCACCGCGCGCGAGGCGCTGGAGCACCCGGAGGTGCAGGCGGTGCTGGACGAGGTGCTGTCCTACCCGGGCATCCCGGCGCGCTGGCGCGTGCAGGAGGTGCACCCGCTGCCGCTGCCGGTGCTGCCCACCGAGTTCCGCGTCGGGCCGGTGAGCCTCAAGCTGTTCTCGATGCTGACCACCTTCGGCACGCCGCAGGACATCACCACCGACGAACTGCGCGTGGAAAGCTTCTACCCGGCCGACGCCGCCAGCGAGGCCTTGCTGCGGCAACTGGGCGGCCCCCGCTAG
- a CDS encoding DUF1302 domain-containing protein: MPINPARAALLAACAVAPVAAQAAEFNFSLGDTPFNAVLNNTVTLGASWRIEERSDDLVGKSNLDPDVCSGAYQSCQGVHRAQSYPAQHLFEAPGMASMNFDDGNLNYDKGDITQAPLKLSQDLNIKFGNYGFFFRGMGIYDDLNYRGFKENYPNKITAENYQQVGIVGDNNVANRYFARSYGPGGHVRPERAEDEAREIGMRYDLLDANFYGVVPYLEGERELIFRVGRQTVNWGQSTVAVINSVNQAQPVNANSLYRLGFGLLEELFVPVGMIRASTEIAGGVSIEGYYQFEWQPVEIPTPGSYMSFVDIGTDNLRSSVNAAFGGSADDPDHVGFQLNSPLALITPTTLTLDREKDREARDQGQWGVSLKYYADWLNDGTELGLYFMNYHSKLPYVSFYSTDASCARREGNAMGIDATNTLEFLEACPNLPVANPRASTRVLGDIGALALQRPGILGDIGLGLDLGTALGGLTSLLIPRAGPQSDAVPLDTARIQVEYPEDLQMYGFSFTTTAGDLSFQGEVSYRPNVPLQVALIDLAFASFGPTLTRCHDAALGCAGASAGIGFNEQGQYVIYDQNNFVDANGNNPYPDAVNLIVGAAPGSARSFPNFIIPYRGGVVGENAPNSYIQGWVPGKVAQYNIGATQVLGASENWIGADQVILLYELAATHVLNLPDFDRLQIEGPMTATTHASAGANGSGADGSRLACSTNPACSIGPDGLRFNPFQAPRSAYADAFSWGYRVVGRISYESVLPGISVQPLFIWQQDIGGNSPGPAGNFVEGRKSLNFLLETRYEKSMAFTIAYNTFFGGGRNNLYADRDNLGFFVKYQF; encoded by the coding sequence ATGCCCATCAATCCGGCAAGAGCAGCCCTGCTCGCCGCCTGTGCCGTCGCGCCCGTGGCGGCGCAGGCGGCAGAGTTCAATTTCAGCCTTGGCGACACGCCGTTCAACGCGGTGCTGAACAACACCGTCACCCTGGGCGCCTCCTGGCGCATCGAGGAGCGCTCCGACGATCTCGTCGGCAAGTCCAACCTCGACCCGGACGTCTGCAGCGGGGCCTACCAGTCCTGCCAGGGCGTGCATCGCGCGCAGAGCTACCCGGCGCAGCATCTGTTCGAGGCGCCGGGCATGGCGTCGATGAACTTCGACGACGGCAACCTCAACTACGACAAGGGCGACATCACCCAGGCGCCGCTCAAGCTGTCGCAGGATCTGAACATCAAGTTCGGCAACTACGGCTTCTTCTTCCGTGGCATGGGCATCTACGACGATCTCAACTACCGCGGGTTCAAGGAGAACTACCCCAACAAGATCACCGCGGAGAACTACCAGCAGGTCGGCATCGTCGGCGACAACAACGTCGCCAACCGCTACTTCGCCCGCAGCTACGGCCCGGGCGGCCACGTGCGCCCGGAACGCGCCGAGGACGAGGCGCGCGAAATCGGCATGCGCTACGACCTGCTCGACGCCAACTTCTACGGTGTCGTGCCCTACCTCGAAGGCGAGCGCGAGCTGATCTTCCGCGTCGGCCGCCAGACCGTGAACTGGGGGCAGAGCACGGTGGCGGTGATCAACAGCGTCAACCAGGCGCAGCCGGTCAATGCCAACAGCCTTTACCGCCTCGGCTTCGGCCTGCTGGAAGAACTGTTCGTGCCGGTCGGCATGATCCGCGCCAGCACCGAGATCGCCGGCGGCGTCAGCATCGAGGGCTACTACCAGTTCGAATGGCAGCCGGTCGAGATTCCGACGCCGGGCAGCTACATGTCCTTCGTCGACATCGGCACCGACAACCTGCGCAGTTCGGTCAACGCTGCCTTCGGCGGCTCGGCCGACGATCCCGACCACGTCGGCTTCCAGCTCAACAGTCCGCTGGCGCTGATCACGCCGACGACGCTGACACTGGACCGCGAGAAGGACAGGGAGGCCCGCGACCAGGGCCAGTGGGGCGTGTCGCTGAAGTACTACGCCGACTGGCTCAACGACGGCACTGAGCTGGGCCTGTACTTCATGAACTACCACTCGAAGCTGCCCTACGTCAGCTTCTACTCGACCGATGCCAGCTGCGCGCGCCGCGAAGGCAACGCGATGGGCATCGACGCCACCAATACGCTGGAGTTCCTGGAGGCCTGCCCGAACCTGCCGGTGGCGAACCCCAGGGCCTCCACGCGTGTCCTGGGCGACATCGGCGCGCTGGCACTGCAGCGGCCGGGCATCCTCGGCGACATCGGCCTGGGCCTGGACCTGGGCACCGCCCTGGGCGGCCTGACCAGCCTGCTGATCCCGCGCGCCGGTCCGCAGAGCGATGCCGTGCCGCTGGATACCGCCAGGATCCAGGTCGAGTACCCGGAAGACCTGCAGATGTACGGCTTCAGCTTCACCACCACCGCCGGCGACCTGTCGTTCCAGGGCGAGGTGTCGTACCGGCCGAACGTGCCGCTGCAGGTGGCGCTGATCGACCTGGCCTTCGCCTCCTTCGGCCCCACGCTGACGCGCTGCCACGACGCGGCGCTGGGCTGCGCCGGCGCCAGCGCCGGCATCGGCTTCAACGAGCAGGGCCAGTACGTCATCTATGACCAGAACAACTTTGTCGATGCCAACGGCAACAATCCCTACCCGGACGCGGTCAACCTGATCGTCGGCGCCGCGCCGGGTTCGGCCCGCTCGTTCCCGAACTTCATCATTCCCTATCGCGGCGGCGTGGTCGGCGAGAACGCGCCGAACAGCTACATCCAGGGCTGGGTGCCGGGCAAGGTCGCGCAGTACAACATCGGTGCCACCCAGGTGCTGGGCGCCTCGGAGAACTGGATCGGTGCCGACCAGGTGATCCTGCTCTACGAACTGGCGGCGACGCACGTGCTCAACCTGCCGGACTTCGACCGCCTGCAGATCGAAGGGCCGATGACCGCCACCACGCACGCCAGCGCCGGCGCCAACGGCAGCGGTGCCGACGGCTCGCGCCTGGCCTGCTCGACCAACCCGGCCTGCTCGATCGGCCCCGACGGCCTGCGCTTCAATCCCTTCCAGGCACCGCGCAGCGCCTACGCCGACGCCTTCTCCTGGGGCTACCGCGTGGTCGGCCGCATCAGCTACGAGTCGGTGCTGCCAGGCATCAGTGTGCAGCCGCTGTTCATCTGGCAGCAGGACATCGGGGGCAACTCGCCGGGGCCGGCGGGCAACTTCGTCGAGGGGCGCAAGTCGCTCAACTTCCTGCTGGAGACGCGCTACGAGAAGTCGATGGCCTTCACCATCGCCTACAACACCTTCTTCGGTGGCGGCCGCAACAACCTCTACGCCGATCGCGACAACCTCGGCTTCTTCGTCAAGTACCAGTTTTGA
- a CDS encoding efflux RND transporter permease subunit, with the protein MHDSRSAFAQAFVRLTEPLIFSRRRLTLAVLAIITVFLGWQATHLRVETGFDKQLPLGHPYIGVYKQYQKEFGGANVTLVALRQKQGDIYNAAFMRTLRALTDAVYFTPGMDRARVSSIFTPDVRYLEVVEGGFAGGNVVPADFQPSAEALQRVRGNVDKAGIVGRLVANDHGGAMVFSELLERDPVTGVKLDYIDTAHRLEEVRGRFTSPKLYEYRLKHDAPPLKAGELLRTAYADPRGLTFALRKVDAVPGESGETRSFRGYQLEVKELANPDYNPGIEVHIIGFTKAVGDIADSAIEVFSFFGLTVLLVWLLLWRYCGSPQVALLPLACGVLAVIWELGLLHMVGLALDPFAVLMPFIVLAISTSHGIQITSFWLNEVADNGLPPLEAAKATYRRLVIPGLSALATNFIGFGTILLIPIDIIREMAINAMLGLMAIVLCKKMLLPCLLTFASIKDPVKFREHQQRRDRQFAPVWRLLASLTQRPVAAAVLVLAAALWGWGEWVARDLKIGELHAGVPELRPDSRYNLDSAAVVRDFSIGVDVLKVVAEGKTDGCIDHAIVSLMDRFAWRMENTPGVQSTLSLPKLQQKVFNSYSESNPKFNTLPRESGALVITVQPFPSSTGLLNEDCSAMPVLVFTRDHKAETIDGIVAAVDKFIAELPPDAPVKFRLATGNVGVMAAANDVIKDTEFSVLLWLFVGIGVCVLASFRSLAGLVCVLVPLALVHVASYAVMVYLQIGIKISNLAVAAFAAGIGVDYGIYIYSVLEENVLQKRMSLRQAYENTLHQTGKAVIFTALTLAATVCTWLFSGLQFQVDMGILLTMMFVANAVAAVVLLPAFAAFLLRPASEDAAVPQAAAAGSTAA; encoded by the coding sequence ATGCACGATTCACGTAGCGCATTCGCGCAGGCCTTCGTCCGCCTGACCGAACCGCTGATCTTCAGCCGCCGCCGCCTGACGCTGGCGGTGCTGGCGATCATCACCGTGTTCCTCGGCTGGCAGGCGACGCACCTGCGCGTCGAGACCGGCTTCGACAAGCAGTTGCCGCTGGGGCACCCCTACATCGGCGTCTACAAGCAGTACCAGAAGGAATTCGGCGGCGCCAACGTCACGCTGGTGGCGCTGCGGCAGAAGCAAGGCGACATCTACAACGCCGCCTTCATGCGCACGCTGCGCGCGCTGACCGACGCGGTGTATTTCACGCCGGGCATGGACCGCGCCCGCGTCAGTTCGATCTTCACGCCCGACGTGCGCTACCTCGAGGTGGTGGAAGGCGGCTTCGCCGGCGGCAACGTCGTGCCGGCGGATTTCCAGCCGAGCGCCGAGGCGCTGCAGCGCGTGCGCGGCAACGTCGACAAGGCCGGCATCGTCGGGCGCCTGGTGGCCAACGACCATGGCGGCGCCATGGTGTTCTCCGAGCTGCTGGAACGAGATCCCGTCACGGGCGTGAAGCTCGACTACATCGACACCGCCCACCGGCTGGAGGAGGTGCGCGGCCGCTTCACCAGCCCCAAGCTCTACGAGTACCGCCTGAAGCACGACGCGCCGCCGCTGAAGGCCGGCGAGCTGCTGCGTACGGCCTACGCCGATCCGCGCGGCCTGACGTTCGCGCTGCGCAAGGTCGATGCCGTGCCGGGCGAGTCCGGCGAGACGCGGAGCTTCCGAGGCTACCAGCTGGAGGTGAAGGAACTCGCCAACCCGGACTACAACCCGGGCATCGAGGTGCACATCATCGGCTTCACCAAGGCGGTGGGCGACATCGCCGACAGCGCCATCGAGGTATTCAGTTTCTTCGGCCTGACCGTGCTGCTGGTGTGGCTGCTGCTGTGGCGCTACTGCGGCTCGCCGCAGGTGGCGCTGCTGCCGCTGGCCTGCGGCGTGCTGGCGGTGATCTGGGAGCTGGGCCTGCTGCACATGGTCGGCCTGGCGCTGGACCCCTTCGCGGTGCTGATGCCCTTCATCGTGCTGGCGATCAGCACCTCGCACGGCATCCAGATCACCAGCTTCTGGCTCAACGAGGTCGCCGACAACGGCCTGCCGCCACTGGAAGCGGCGAAGGCAACCTATCGCCGCCTGGTCATTCCCGGCCTTTCGGCGCTGGCGACGAACTTCATCGGCTTCGGCACCATCCTGCTGATCCCGATCGACATCATCCGCGAGATGGCGATCAACGCCATGCTCGGCCTGATGGCGATCGTGCTGTGCAAGAAGATGCTGCTGCCCTGCCTGCTGACCTTCGCCTCGATCAAGGACCCGGTGAAGTTCCGTGAGCACCAGCAGCGGCGCGACCGCCAGTTCGCACCGGTCTGGCGTCTGCTGGCCAGCCTGACCCAGCGCCCGGTTGCGGCGGCGGTGCTGGTGCTTGCGGCGGCGCTGTGGGGCTGGGGCGAGTGGGTGGCGCGCGATCTCAAGATCGGCGAGCTGCACGCCGGCGTGCCGGAGCTGCGCCCGGATTCGCGCTACAACCTGGACTCGGCGGCGGTGGTGCGCGACTTCTCCATCGGCGTCGACGTGCTCAAGGTGGTGGCCGAGGGCAAGACCGACGGCTGCATCGACCATGCCATCGTGTCGCTGATGGACCGTTTCGCCTGGCGCATGGAGAACACGCCGGGCGTGCAGTCGACGCTGTCCCTGCCCAAGCTGCAGCAGAAGGTGTTCAACAGCTACAGCGAGTCGAACCCCAAGTTCAACACGCTGCCGCGCGAAAGCGGCGCCCTGGTGATCACGGTGCAGCCCTTCCCCAGCTCCACCGGCCTGCTCAACGAGGATTGCAGCGCCATGCCGGTGCTGGTCTTCACCCGCGACCACAAGGCCGAGACCATCGACGGCATCGTCGCCGCGGTGGACAAGTTCATCGCCGAGCTGCCGCCGGACGCGCCGGTGAAATTCCGCCTGGCCACCGGCAACGTCGGCGTGATGGCCGCCGCCAACGACGTCATCAAGGACACCGAGTTCTCGGTGCTGCTGTGGCTGTTCGTCGGCATCGGCGTCTGCGTGCTGGCTTCGTTCCGCAGCCTCGCCGGCCTGGTCTGCGTGCTGGTGCCGCTGGCGCTGGTGCACGTGGCGTCCTACGCCGTGATGGTCTACCTGCAGATCGGCATCAAGATCTCCAACCTCGCGGTCGCGGCCTTCGCCGCCGGCATCGGCGTCGACTACGGCATCTACATCTACAGCGTGCTCGAGGAGAACGTGCTGCAGAAGCGCATGTCGCTGCGGCAGGCCTACGAGAACACGCTGCACCAGACCGGCAAGGCGGTGATCTTCACCGCGCTGACGCTGGCGGCGACGGTCTGCACCTGGCTGTTCTCGGGCCTGCAGTTCCAGGTCGACATGGGAATCCTGCTGACCATGATGTTCGTCGCCAATGCCGTGGCAGCCGTGGTGCTGCTGCCGGCTTTCGCCGCCTTCCTGCTGCGCCCTGCCTCCGAAGACGCCGCCGTGCCGCAGGCGGCTGCCGCCGGATCGACCGCGGCCTGA
- a CDS encoding DUF4124 domain-containing protein: MRNIILAIALFLSLPVTAADVYKYTDEKGIVHYTDKPPSKNAKPANLPPLHTYSPAPMGGLSAPTPSTPGAAEVAPIKYELRITSPEPDQTNRDASGNLAVTVVVTPDLPDGYTLVYYADDQANGEPRTTTSATLSGLARGQHSIVVALIDKTGAEVTRSAAVAVNLRQPTVKAPVAAPRPAPR; the protein is encoded by the coding sequence ATGCGCAATATCATCCTCGCGATCGCCCTGTTCCTGTCCCTGCCGGTCACGGCGGCGGACGTCTACAAGTACACCGACGAAAAGGGCATCGTCCACTACACCGACAAGCCGCCCAGCAAGAACGCCAAGCCGGCCAACCTGCCGCCGCTGCACACCTATTCGCCGGCGCCGATGGGGGGCCTCAGTGCGCCGACCCCCTCGACCCCGGGGGCAGCCGAGGTGGCGCCGATCAAGTACGAACTGCGCATCACCTCGCCGGAACCCGACCAGACCAACCGCGACGCCAGCGGCAACCTGGCGGTGACGGTGGTGGTCACGCCGGACCTGCCGGACGGCTATACCCTGGTCTACTACGCCGATGACCAGGCCAACGGCGAGCCCCGGACAACCACCAGCGCCACCCTGTCGGGCCTGGCCCGCGGCCAGCACAGCATCGTGGTCGCCCTGATCGACAAGACTGGCGCGGAGGTGACCCGTTCGGCCGCCGTGGCGGTCAACCTGCGCCAGCCGACAGTGAAGGCGCCGGTCGCCGCCCCGCGTCCCGCCCCTCGATAA